One window from the genome of Salvia miltiorrhiza cultivar Shanhuang (shh) chromosome 7, IMPLAD_Smil_shh, whole genome shotgun sequence encodes:
- the LOC130996070 gene encoding protein VAC14 homolog, translating into MADALSVVPAAVLRNLSDKLYEKRKNAALEVEGIVKQLAMAGDHDKITAVINLLTNEYTYSPQANHRKGGLIGLAAATVGLTSEAAQHLDQIVPPVLNSFADQDSRVRYYACEALYNIAKVVRGDFIVFFNQIFDALCKLSADSDANVQSAAHLLDRLVKDIVTESDQFSIEEFIPLLRERMNVLNPYVRQFLVGWITVLDSVPDIDMLGFLPDFLDGLFNMLSDSSHEIRQQADSALSEFLQEIKNSPSVDYGRMAEILVQRAASPDEFTRLTAITWINEFVKLGGDQLVPHYADILGAILPCISDKEEKIRVVARETNEELRGIQAAPGVGFDVGAILFVARRHLSSEWEATRIEALHWISTLLNRHREGVLSFLSDVFETLLKALSDPSDEVVLLVLEVHARIAEDEKHFHQLIVYLVQNFRDDNSLLEKRGALIIRRLCVLLDAERVYRKLSTILQGEPELDFASIMVQALNLILLTSSELANLRNLLKKTLFDDAAKDLFLSLYASWCHSPMAIISLCLLAQTYHHASTVIQALVEEDINVKFLVQLDKLIHLLETPTFAYLRLQLLEPGRYIWLLKALYGLLMLLPQQSVAFKILRTRLKTVPPYSFSGEQFKRRSPGNAFTEVNHVDGSQIAEDGDVSVDTRNAHNGINFISVLKDFTRVQEQHRAHSKTQSQIRCSASSSKDIQRPEEANRALAAPDTSRPPSRTASRRSPGQLQL; encoded by the exons ATGGCGGATGCACTATCTGTGGTTCCAGCAGCTGTTCTCCGTAATCTCTCCGATAAGCTCTACGAGAAGCGGAAGAATGCTGCTCTTGAG GTGGAAGGGATAGTGAAACAATTAGCGATGGCTGGTGATCACGATAAGATCACTGCAGTGATCAATTTGCTCACCAATGAATATACCTACTCGCCCCAGGCAAATCATCGTAAA GGAGGTTTGATAGGATTGGCAGCAGCAACAGTGGGTTTGACTTCAGAAGCTGCACAACATCTTGAT CAAATTGTTCCACCAGTCTTGAATTCCTTTGCCGATCAAGATAGCAGAGTTCGTTATTATGCCTGTGAAGCTCTGTATAACATTGCAAAG GTTGTCAGAGGCGATTTTATCGTGTTCTTCAATCAGATATTTGATGCGCTGTGTAAGCTTTCAGCAGATTCAGATGCCAATGTACAGAGTGCTGCTCATCTTTTAGATAGACTTGTGAAG GACATAGTCACTGAGAGTGATCAATTTAG CATCGAAGAATTTATACCTTTGTTGAGAGAACGAATGAATGTCTTGAACCCTTATGTCCGTCAATTTTTAGTTGGCTGGATTACTGTTCTAGATAGTGTTCCTGATATAGACATGCTGGGTTTCCTTCCAGATTTTCTTGATG GCTTATTTAACATGCTGAGTGATTCCAGCCATGAAATAAGGCAACAAGCTGATTCAGCACTTTCTGAGTTTCTTCAAGAAATCAAGAACTCTCCA TCTGTAGATTATGGCCGCATGGCTGAGATACTGGTACAGAGGGCAGCTTCACCTGATGAATTTACTCGACTGACTGCTATTACATGG ATTAATGAGTTTGTAAAGCTTGGTGGAGACCAACTTGTTCCTCATTATGCTGATATTCTTGGTGCGATCTTACCATGCATATCGGATAAGGAAGAAAAGATTAGAGTT GTTGCTCGTGAAACAAACGAAGAACTTCGAGGGATCCAAGCTGCTCCAGGTGTAGGATTTGATGTAGGAGCCATCCTTTTCGTAGCTAGGAG GCATCTGTCTAGTGAATGGGAGGCTACACGAATTGAAGCACTGCATTGGATATCAACCCTATTAAATAGACATCGGGAAGGG GTCTTATCATTCCTGAGTGATGTTTTTGAAACTCTTTTAAAGGCACTTTCAGATCCTTCTGATGAG GTAGTGCTTTTGGTGCTTGAGGTCCATGCACGCATTGCCGAAGACGAGAAGCATTTTCACCAACTCATTGTTTATTTAGTCCAAAATTTTCGGGACGATAACTCTCTGTTGGAGAA ACGGGGTGCTTTGATCATCCGTAGATTATGTGTGCTTTTAGATGCAGAAAGAGTTTATAGGAAGCTTTCCACTATACTTCAAGGAGAACCTGAATTGGATTTTGCATCTATTATGGTTCAG GCTTTGAATTTGATTTTGCTCACTTCATCTGAGTTGGCTAACCTTCGCAACCTCCTGAAAAAAACCTTGTTTGACGATGCTGCAAAAGACTTGTTCCTTTCTTTATATGCTTCATGGTGCCATTCACCAATGGCTATTATAAGCCTTTGCCTATTAGCTCAG ACCTATCATCATGCAAGTACTGTCATTCAAGCATTGGTTGAGGAAGATATTAATGTCAAGTTTTTAGTCCAATTGGATAAATTGATCCACCTTCTTGAGACTCCTACTTTTGCATATCTAAGGCTTCAG CTTCTTGAACCAGGAAGATATATATGGTTGTTGAAAGCATTGTATGGTCTCCTAATGCTCCTACCTCAG CAAAGTGTAGCATTCAAGATTCTCCGGACCCGATTAAAAACTGTACCTCCATATTCGTTCAGCGGTGAACAATTCAAGCGACGTTCACCAGGGAATGCTTTTACTGAAGTTAATCATGTTGATGGATCACAAATTGCAGAGGACGGTGACGTGAGTGTTGATACAAGGAATGCTCATAATGGGATAAACTTCATCTCGGTGCTGAAGGATTTTACTCGAGTCCAGGAGCAGCATCGTGCACATTCTAAGACACAGTCGCAAATTCGTTGCAGTGCTTCATCCTCAAAG GACATACAAAGACCGGAAGAAGCAAACCGTGCATTGGCAGCGCCAGATACGAGCAGACCTCCTTCGAGGACTGCTTCCCGTAGAAGTCCCGGGCAGTTACAACTTTAA
- the LOC130996076 gene encoding ankyrin repeat-containing protein At2g01680-like, protein MDSKSLRFITHQSFFSAVRCNDLESLKNLIQNDGSDPSSLMALQNDENETALYIAAENNFLETFVYLLSFCDLETVKIRAKSDMNAFHVAAAKGHLGIVKEFLSHWPELCRVCNSSNTSPLYTAATQNHLDVVNAILDADVSTIRIVRKNGKTALHTTARYGQLSIVKALIERDPGIISIKDKKCQTALHMAAKGQNTAVIEELLEGDISVLNERDKKGSTAVHIATRKSRSQIVTLLLVYRSIDVNAINNDRETAMDIADKLQYGVPALEIMEALTEAGGKHARHIGKVDEAMELKRTVSDIKHEVQSQLIQNEKTQRRVSGIAKELKKIHREAVQNTINSVTVVAVLVASIAFLALFNLPGQYWTDGAEAGTASIHDTVAFRMFCLLDATALFISLSVVVVQITLVAWDTNAQKQVVSVVNKMMWAACISTCGAFLSISFVVVGTKSSWMAITITVLGVPILVGTLMSLCYFVFRQHFGNDSQRRIRRPSGSKSFSWSYSANISDLDDYESDENKIYAL, encoded by the exons ATGGACTCCAAGTCCCTGCGATTCATAACCCACCAATCATTCTTCTCCGCCGTCCGATGCAATGATCTCGAATCGCTCAAGAACCTCATCCAAAATGATGGGTCTGATCCATCTTCGTTGATGGCCCTTCAAAACGACGAGAATGAAACTGCCCTGTACATAGCCGCAGAGAATAATTTCCTCGAGACCTTCGTCTACTTGCTCAGTTTCTGCGATTTGGAGACCGTTAAGATAAGGGCGAAGTCGGATATGAATGCCTTCCACGTCGCAGCAGCTAAGGGCCACTTGG GAATTGTGAAGGAATTTCTTAGCCACTGGCCTGAGCTTTGTAGAGTTTGCAACTCTTCGAACACAAGCCCTCTCTACACAGCTGCTACACAGAATCATCTAGATGTAGTCAATGCCATATTAGATGCAGACGTGAGCACAATAAGGATtgtaaggaaaaatggtaaaacAGCATTGCATACGACAGCAAGATATGGCCAATTGAGTATTGTAAAAGCACTTATTGAAAGGGATCCGGGAATTATATCCATCAAGGACAAGAAGTGCCAAACTGCTCTGCATATGGCTGCAAAAGGTCAGAATACTGCTGTGATTGAAGAACTACTAGAAGGTGATATTTCAGTCTTAAATGAACGTGACAAGAAGGGGAGTACTGCTGTGCATATAGCTACGCGGAAAAGCCGCTCTCag ATAGTTACACTTTTACTAGTGTACAGATCCATTGATGTGAATGCCATAAACAATGATCGCGAAACTGCAATGGACATAGCGGACAAACTCCAGTATGGAGTTCCTGCTCTTGAAATCATGGAAGCCCTGACTGAGGCTGGTGGCAAGCACGCGAGGCATATTGGGAAAGTTGACGAAGCAATGGAACTCAAGAGGACAGTGAGCGACATCAAGCACGAAGTCCAGTCCCAGCTCATCCAAAACGAGAAAACGCAGAGACGAGTTTCTGGCATCGCCAAAGAACTCAAAAAGATTCACAGAGAAGCTGTCCAGAACACCATAAACTCTGTGACCGTTGTAGCTGTTCTAGTCGCCTCCATTGCTTTCCTCGCATTGTTCAACTTGCCCGGCCAGTACTGGACAGACGGGGCAGAAGCTGGGACGGCCAGTATCCATGATACGGTTGCATTCCGTATGTTCTGCCTTCTTGATGCCACAGCTCTCTTCATATCGCTGTCTGTGGTTGTCGTGCAGATCACGTTGGTCGCCTGGGATACAAATGCTCAGAAGCAGGTCGTCTCCGTGGTGAACAAGATGATGTGGGCTGCGTGCATCAGCACGTGTGGCGCCTTCTTGTCGATATCGTTTGTGGTGGTGGGAACGAAGAGCTCGTGGATGGCTATAACCATAACTGTGTTAGGAGTCCCCATTCTTGTTGGCACTCTCATGAGTCTCTGCTACTTCGTCTTCAGACAGCATTTCGGGAACGATTCTCAGAGACGAATCAGACGACCAAGTGGAAGTAAGTCGTTTTCGTGGTCCTACTCTGCGAATATATCTGATTTGGACGACTACGAATCTGATGAGAACAAGATTTATGCATTGTAA